The Humulus lupulus chromosome 7, drHumLupu1.1, whole genome shotgun sequence region TCCACTTCAAGATCTTCATGTGCTGCAACTGCCAGCATCATTCTAATGGTTTTGTACTTCACCACAGGTGAGAATATGTCTGTGTAGTCTATCCCCTCAACTTGTGTAAATCCTTTTGCTACTAATCTCGCTTTGTATCTTGGTGGTTCCCCTTCTACCATGCCTTCCTTGATTCTGAAAATCCAATTGCATGATACTACCTTCTGCCCTTGAGGTCTTGGAACCACTATCCACGTACTGTTCTTCCTCAATGAGTCCATCTCCTCATTCATAGCATCCAaccatttcttcccatatttgcTCGATACAGCTTCGTCATAGGTAGTTGGATCTGGTATCTCTTCAGGTGAAACTGACGCTAGTGCATACGCTATAAGATCAGCTTCAGCGTATCTTCTGGGTGGCTTTATCTCTCGTCTTGTTCTATCCCGTGCCAACTGATAGTCTTCCAGTTCTGTCTGGTCCACCTGACGAACATCAAGACGTTCCACCTCAATTTCAGGTTCTTGGGCTGGTTCTTCTGCATTATTTTCATCAATTTCTGCAGGAGTCTTTTCATTTGTTGATGTTGGCCTTCCAAGCTCTATATAAAATTCAGTCAACTCTTTCTCATCTTTTCTGCTTCCTGCACATTCAGAAAACATACCTTTCTCGGCTTTCAAGTGCACAAATTCATGTTCATTGAAAATCACATCTCTAGATATAACAATTTTTGGTCTTCCATTTTTAAAAGTACATAATCTGTAACCTTTTACACCAGTAGGATAGCCAAGAAAAATACATTTTATAGCTCTAGGATTAAGTTTATCTTCCCTTTTATGAGCATAAGCAGTGCAACCAAATACTTTTAAGTGACTAAGGCTTGGTGCTTTTCCTAACAACATTTCATAGGGTGTTTTCAAGTTCAGTACCCTATTAGGACTCCTATTTACCAAATAACATGCAGTAACTAAAGCTTCCCCCCAAAAACTCTTTTCCAAACCGGAACTAATTAACAAGCACCTAACTTtatttaataaagttctattcaTCCTTTCAGCAACTCCATTTTGCTGGGGTGTGTGCTTAACAGTTCTATGTCTAACAATGCCAAATTcagaacataacatattaaattcAGCATTAATAAATTCAAGGCCATTATCAGTTCTCAACACTTTCAATTTTCTATCATATTGATTTTCCACCTCAATTTTCCATTCTTTAAATTTAGGCAAACAttcatttttagttttaagcagaTATACCCAAACATATCTACTATAATCATCTattattgataaaaaataatGGTTACCTGAATGAGTTCCAACCTTGTGAGACCCCCACAAATCCGCATGTACATATTCCAAAGGCCTTCTTGAATTATGTATAGCTGTAGAGAACTTCAATCTGTGGTGCTTTCCCAAAATACATGTCTCACAGAATGGAAGTGAGCCTGTTTTGAACTTTCCCAATAAGCCTTGCTTGTTTAACTCCATAATGCCCTGTTCACTCATATGTCCCATCCTATGGTGCCACAGTTGCATCTGCACTTCTTGATGTGTTACAATACTTGCTTCTGAAGACATGATGGTTTCGCCTTTGCAGTAAGTACAATCCATTTTTCTTTTCTCCCTTCATCACAGTGAGAGACCCCTTTGAAATCTTAATCTGACCATTAATGGATTTGTAACTGAAACCTTCATCTTCCAAGGCACCAAGAGACACTAGATTTCTCCTTAGCTCAGGAATGTGTCTGACATTGTTTAACGTTCGAATAGTTCCATCAAAGTGCTTGATCGCCACTTTCCCTATGCCAATGACCCTGGAAGCATTATCATTACCCATTAGCACAGTTCCACGATCAACCTTTCGGTAATCAATAAAATTTTCAAGAGTTGGGCACATACGAAATGTGCAACCCAAATCAAGAATCCACTCTTTTGTGATTCTTTGATTCGACACCATAAACATATCACCAGCGGATGAACATTGGTCTGCCTCCTCTGCAATAGACACTGAGTTTTGCTTCTTTTCTCTGTCTTCCTTGAGTTTGTTTCTAAACTCATTGCAGAACCTCTTTATGTGACCAATTTTACCACAGAAATAACACTTTCTGTCTTTGTGATATTTCCCTCTTGACTTTGATCTAGATTGAGATCTATTATGCCCTCTGGAATGATCCCTTCGAACtggatctcttcctcttgcttgCTCTTTCCCTCTTGCCATGAGTGCTTCATCTTTCAGCTTGTCATATTCTTTGTTCAGTTCTTGTTCCTTTGATTTAAGTGCTCCAAGAACATCATCAAGTGTGAGTGTGTCCCTTCCATACTTGATCACTGCCTTGAGCTCTTGATAAGCCGCTGGTAGAGATCGAAGTAAGATGACAGCTTGACTTTCTTCATCTACAAAATATTTCAGATTAGCTaaaccaataataattttattaaacgCATCAAGATTATCATCTAAAGACAGATTTGCAATCATTTTAAAGCCATATAAAGATTCTAGCAGATTTATTTTGTTAGTTAACGAAGGCTTCATGTAGATCTCTTCGAGTTTGTTCCACAACTCCCTTGCTGTCTTTAAGCTTTGAACCTTTCTCCTCACTGTATTGGAAAGGTGCATTATAATGGTGTAATAATCTAACTCCTCCATATCTTCAATCTCTTCTTTCTTCAGCGTCTCTGAAAGTTCATCTCTGGGTTTGAGAGCTTTAGCAACTTTCTGATGAACAAGAATCCCTTTCAAGCTTTCTCTCCACAGCCCGAAATCTCCGGTTCCATCGAACTTCTCAAGTTCGAACCTTGCTGTAGTACCCATCTTTGAATTTGATCAATCTTGGATGAATCTGGGTTGAATTCTGTCGAATCTTGGTCCTTTCTCGCGGATCACGAACCTGGCTCTGATTTTGTAGGAATTTGCTCTGATTTTTAGGAATTATTCGACCACAGACTCATCTGACACACGCCAGATCAAACTGACGATGACGTAAATCAGCAAACAAATTAGTAAGAAACCAGCAATAATCAAAGAAAAATACAAAGAAATGAGGCAAGAGAATTTACCCTGGTTCTGGTCCTAAAATCAATTCGATCTTAGGCCGTACATCCAGCTGAGCATCATCATCTCCAATCCACTATATCAATCTTGAGTTTGTACACTTTACAATGGTAGAAAAGAGCCTAGAAAAAAACACAGCAGCCCCTCAAGAACAATCTCAGTTCTTCCTGCAGAGAACCCAAGTTCTTAGTCTCAAAGAACTTCTCACTATCTCTCTGTTTCACTGCTTCTCACTCTAGGATTCACTCTtttcttattgtaattctctctCTCCAAACTCTCTCTTCCGTATACTGTTTTTCCTTATTCCCAAAACAGAATAAAAATAAGCTATTTATAAACATAGCTTTTACAAGAAAGTAAATCTTGACTCTAGATCCAGCCAAGGTTAGTTTGGTGCAGTTAAACTTTAGGAGGATTAACCCacaatattttaaacttttttttctaaaatttaccatattttatataatttttttgtatatatttttagCATGTTTATgtaaacttcttttttttttcttttttttctctctttgtcaTAGAATCTCTCTCAATCTTCCCCGACCTCTCTCTCACCAATGATCTCCTTCTCACTTCACGAcattatatgtatttatatttcaaaaattgaaaaaaaaaattgcatctcacatgtatttttgtaattttttcttattttaaaagATACACCAAATTTGCCGAGCAGTTGGTAGTATCATCCTCCGAGAAACGGCGCATTTTTTTACATTTGTACATTAATGAGTGTTATGCAAGAAGCTCTGCGAAAGAAAGCTTATTATGTATTACACAAGGGTTTTGGACACAAAGCAAGTACAACTTggatactaataataataatgcatcACCATGAAACTAAGTAAAAGAAGGCACTAAGACCTTCTTAGTAGTCTCATGACGAGCTTTCATTATTTATTATGCAGTTGTTGCATAAAGACAACAGACCCCTTATTTAAGATAGTACACAACAGACCCCATATTATGCATATCTATGTACACCAGATGATCTGGTGTGTTTCAGACTTAATAATGACCTGGGAGGTCCACCAGCTCCATCTTCGCCACATTAGACAGGTCGGGCGCGGAGGCAATGAGACACTCTCTCTTGCCGTCCGGGGAACGACTCTTGCAGAACATCTGGTTTTCATGGTTGCGGTATGCAACTTCGTTCTCGTCGAGTTTCACCGGAAGGAACAGCGTGTTAGCATCGTCGTCGCACGGACTACTGTCGGCGGAGGCAAAGATCCAGTTGGATGTGGGGCTGCGCTTCCAGAAATGTCCGGTCGCAATGGATTTTATGCGGACTAATCCATCGCGAGCGCTGACTAACTCATGTGCTATAGTTTTGTCGCTCAGTTCAGTGGCAGTGAACTGCAGATAAGTTAGGCCATGGATCTGAGTGGCGCTCAGATATTTATTATCGCTGCTCCGCCTGAAGGCCACGATTTGGCGACGAGGCCGAGTAATTGAGATGGTAGCCATTGcgattgttttttcttctttccgaGTATATATGTTCTATAAGCTAACTTGATTCGCTGAATAAGTTTGGTACGTATTTATAGGGAAAATATTTGaacttaaaatattaatttgatGATGGACATAAATAACATTATtgtatatttttccaattaactTAAAAGGAATATATCCCTATTTGTCtccctaaaaaaaaaaatacacccATTTGCTCAAGTTAGAGAGTAGCAAATTGGAATATTCCCACAAATAATAACCTACTattttatacctatttttaaattatagttaTCTAATGATTATTATTGATAACATGGGATAccaaaatatgtacgattttaaattttttaaattattaggTACATGATAATCATTATCAAGAACCTAGGGTAACAAAGTTATATTTTATGAAAACACAATATGTATATTTCCTaacttaaattaataaatttattttgatttatatataacataaaaaattattatttataatttactaTACGATGGATGTAGTtcaattattatttgaaaaaactgttagtatttttaaataatttttttcataaaaatatcaatttttttctataaaaatattagtttgataaattataaataaagtactataatatataaaaataatactttagTGGTTGATAATTCTATAATTATCTGAGTTTGtggatataaaataataaaatttaagatttcaatatttttattattatatatttatttcaaattaatttatttataaaacaaaatatatgtataaaataaatatagattctatttttttttgttgcatAAATTCTATAATGAATTCATGTTATCTATTACATTGCAAAACACTACAAAAAAcagggcctataccgagaacaaatgtcctcggtataagctCGAATGTCCTTGGTATATCCTATACcgagacaatgtcgtcggtataaagttatcggtacagccgcgtcggtaaaacaaaacttataccgacgacattaaaaatgttctcggtattagttttaccgaggataatgtcctcggtagaaagtgGAAAATGTCCTCGGTAAAACAAAACCCAATTTCTCATCGTACTGGTATATACCGACATCTTGgtggtatataccgaggacaatgtcctcggtatagacttgtccccaattttttttttatatttgttattcccttatttatttatttaattatttatttatttatttattttgaattaaatataagaaaatagaataaaattaaaacacttatattaaagatataaataaaaacataagagtatattcgttgaattaaaataaagacttgtcttaaacatgataatgtaatagtcaattgtaataaaattcatacataagtcctactgagtcggtgctccaacatcaggatcatcgggtggtggtggtggggcagattgagatcccagggtgatacaatgagtccggacatgctcctctaactgtcgaagacgctctctcatctcagacaactcttcatctctagtttgtgaaggacgaaaatcaaatggagttcggtcccttatgttaaggatacgtccatatcctttctggtggccccatcgttttccgaagacattttgtaccaaagatatgtcttcatcttcaggcgcactcgaaactggtgtggaactctcagtatcagttgcctgtgtctgctgtgtgtcgcggtatgcacgcaattcctcctgtgatacaatgtataatgtaattaaaattttgaaacaattaaaaatttgaaaaatgtttaaaaaaacttaacgtacccaagtattttttgctgtctctgtcacccaccctgtgcctgatttatggtgagtatccatccagctatccgggatggactcaagttgcccagtctctaaattgcgctgtcacgtacatatatttttataaaattaataattaaacgtaaataagaaaaataaactaaaaaataattaattaactaacctttttatagcgtaaggctgggattgactgagaacctccatagctaagctctttcagtttctttctattttccttgttgaccacagaacgtttctgcaaaaagttatcgttagtaatatatttaattaagatagttaagtttagcaagaaattaataccgtaatttctgggcgtcggaaaaaatcaattgctttttgccactgcgtatccgtgcaaccaccataacgattttgtggcccagTAATCGTTAAgtgctctttaatatcgtacttccagtcagaatactttttagcacacgaagtatcaatgcctctcaagatcccaggcatatgcccttctccatatctagtacgcccaatatcaaacaaatcatcctaatttacaaacatttattagtaattatcatatataacataaaatgagaattgacataaaaatacataaactacttacttccaaatgtgcaagtattctttctttcgaggcatttggtacttttgaccattgaggacagtccggatctgtgtactgtcgaacaagtaatctgagctctcttgagaaatttgagttgtactctccgatctctttatatgttctcccccgcacatcccactcgagagggagaggacgccccaactgttccctcttttcccgcgtgttcaatcccttatggcgtccacgtttacttggaggcgctattgtatgcaaattcaatattttaaaattaatatggattaattgttaaattttaaggagtatatcaatgtgtaaaatattacctcgttcacaatcagctgggatatctgacggtccacgtggaggatcgcatcctccaccatcacccccgtgagattgagcaataacatcagccatatctgtcaaattaatcgatattaaaattacatttatcagttaaaaatgacaatataaaattatttattgttaaaaataattacttcaacatattataaaattaccacttaattatcactataataatcttcactatcatcatcggtttctatgtgttcatcttcctcttcatcatcttcatattcaacctcctcctcctcctcctcctcctcctcctccacttcctcttcctcctcctcctcttcttcttccatttcctcctccctctcctcctcaattgcaacattatctatctcaacaaattgtaatggagcccccgtatgttcaaagctgatttgtggcaacggtccaagatcaatgaataattggaaattagaggaactagtgtcgtgcataacatctacttctacatcctccgcttgttcttcaactagtaggatgtcccacacatttctgtgatgcacttcttggacgactttccaatgagatttatttttaaggtcttcaatgtagaaaacttggttagcctgagttgctaagataaatttatcatctttgaaggcctccgaactagttttgatactcgttatgttttgctcaaactttaatcctgaagaccgattagtgtcaaaccatttgcgcttaaataatacaacagaacaaccagaaagataagacatcactaaaacttcttccaactggccgtaataagtactattttcgacacccgctacagagactccactattttgagttttgcgattcttgtccctgtcataacacaaaaatcttactccatttacaacacacccaggGTACGACGCTACACGAGTTGAAGAACCGTTtgctaaagagattaattcttcatCTACTTCCAAGGATCTTGTTTgtcgaagatgataaatcttattataaaaccaattaggaaattcctctctatgtaattggtctaggttttcaacacctctagtctgtagaatttccctatgctctctgcaaaaaacaaaaacaactaatttaagagctactaataagtgttataataaacatgcaatgaaATGATGAACTACTTTAATTACTTACCGAAGATATGGCAAGATTTCATTGCAGTTGTTTAGAATATACCAATCTGctattttcttcacttcatcttccaaaattgtcaatgatttcttaccaattggacgaccctgagatcgaaagaccgacatctttttaagtgatggaccaacatctacatttcggtctggacgattgaactttgtctcaacacctttcaagtacatggagcaaaatgttaatgcctcatcaaccacatatccttctgctattgacccctctggacgtgctttgttacggacataattcttcaattttttcatatacctttcaaaaggatacatccacctcatgtgaaccggtcctccaagtattgcttcttccggtaaatgtattagtagatggaccatgatatcgaaaaaagcaggtgggaaaatattctctaacttgcaaacaatctcaacaattgaagtttggactttttctaaatctgagacttttagagttctcgcacaaatgagcttgaagaaagtgcataactcaataatagttgtactcattgatttctctaggaatgcatgcacaccaactggaaaaaggcgttgcataatgatgtgacaatcatgagatttcaaaCCAGTTatcttattgtcattatcaatcacatttttccttaggttagatccaaaaccatctggaaacttcactgatttaagaaatcgacaaaacttttggcGATCTTCAACAGTGAAAGTGAATTTGGCCGCAGGCTTTTGTATCCGACCATTCAACTTCCTCAGTTGTAACTCTgatctcatcttcatcttctccaagtttactctggcactaactgtgtctttggtcttattctccagcccaactattgtgcctactaaactgtcacacacatttttctcaacatgcataacatatagattgtgtcgcaacattatgttggcccaatatgggagctcaaaaaatatactttttttccgccaaccaacttgctcttttgtacgctttcttttttGGCCGCCATAACTGACATGCTTACTAGGAAGAGAATCAGGTATAAAACTCATTTGTGTGAACATTtcttgcatggttaatggctGTGGTGGTAATCTCTTTTCAACgacaccatatgtcttcttgtcccttctaatggcatgtttgattggtaaaaaatgtctatgaccataaaaagcaaccttcttttgtaaacgaatagatggtgttgccacattgcaagtagagcaagcatgataaccttgagcagtccatccagaaaggctactccttgctgggtaatcgtttatagtccacatcaaagctgtccgaagagtgaagaaactgccatcgactgcatctcgagtctgtacaccagtcacccataattcttttaactcatcaatcaatggtcttaagaaaacatcaaaatcttttcctggcgaatgaggtcccggaattaataaactcaacatgaaattagtttctctcatgcacaaccatggtggcaagttatatgtcgtcaacactactggccacatactataagacagactcatattaccaaagggattgaatccatctgcagccaatccaagccgcacattcctgggttccattgcaaatgttggattatttcggtcaaagtccttccaagctttcccatcagcaggatgacgcaatacaccatcttcttttatacgttgctcgtgatgccatctcatatgttgagcaatgtgcctcgatgcatattttcgcattaacctaggggttaaaggaaaataacgcatcactttatgaggcactttctttcccttggtgttcttgtccacccatcgatcctctccacaaacaggacatttgctttttccagcatgttctttccaaaacagtgcgcaatcatgcttgcagacatggattgactcgtagcccaatccaagtttccgcagcaaccttttcgctgcatagtgcgattttggaagcttatttggggctggaaatgcatcatgtaacaactccagcattccatcaaatattttgttgggaatttttcccaacactttgaaatgcattaacttcactaggaaattcaatgaagtgtaattttgacacccggggaataatggagcctcgatctcagcaaacaaatcgttataatgttgcccactcCTGTAGTCagttgtaggtatctcttgaccgcgctcattctccgcttgttcgtcattgtcattttgcataagatcagtgagaacatccatcatttcatcttcatcattttgatctatccgagctctcattggtattatttcatcctctccatgccaatgccaattggtatatttccgtagaaaaccatttacaaaaagatgattttctaatacatcaatcgtctgaaattcaacgttgacacacctcctacacggacatttcaccaatccccttgagtcaacgcactgccgggctctctggagaaaatccatcacaccagcctcatactcatcggataatcgatctgtcaaattaatccaactcttgtcgatcgacattgtatgaatgtagcactgcacggaacactaatcatcaaacttacaatcaatttgtgtgtgtcctaattcagagagaggcaaatgtaagagtcttcaatgactcaccctctctaaacgggtctaaggcttcttgtgatgaacactaaaaaaatataatattatcactatgtgataataacactattatatctttggtaataatttcttattaccaaagaaaaaagcaaatataattaaatatgtttttttaatgtcttatgctttttgaagttaattatgttgttttatgatatctaactataatatatttcagtgtaaatattattaaacttatttaaatttgacatattaatttagtatttattaaattacatattttacttatgctttattgaatagtttgattaatttaaacaaaatttctaaaatttgtttaaaatttatttaactactttaggattaatttttatttttattaaaatttagttgcataatgttaatgttaattttttttaatcttaattttaaaatatattatttatataaaaaaataaattattcaaaaattgaaaaaaaatattaaaaaaaatacaaaaaaattaaaaacaactaacaaatattattaaaaacatatttttttaattttaattttaataatgattaaaactaacaaatattaaatttaatttttttaattttaattttaattttaataatggttttctaataatatatttgttaattttatttaatcagaactaacacatattatttttttacatattaatttagtatttattaaattacatattttacttatgctttattgaatagtttgattaatttaaacaaaatttctaagatttgtttaaaatttatttaactactttaggatttaattattacttaaattatttaattaatgtttatttttattaaaatttagttgcataatattaatgttaatttttttaatcttaattttaaaatatattattttacttatcaattcactatttattaaattagaaattttattgagtacttctactaatattcacaatatctctaaattttacaattctaaaaaaatattaaatatgtttactaatatgtttaatacacataaaattcaccaaaacaacatagaatttatttaaaaaaaaatactaattaatcatataacaattttccaattcctaatatcatttttactaatacatattttgaaaacctaaaaataaatacattctatctaatataataatttcatatttttattaaaattaatattatattatttatataaaaaaacataaattattcaaaaattgaaaaaaaaattaaaaaaatacagaaaaattaaaaaaaacttaccaatgccttcaatatcttgctagcaatctctttagtccaacaaaaaccgaatacccaaccttcaaacaaaaattacaaaatatcattatacaatttcataaatatatatatatataaaatgaataaatcgttagaattactttaagatttattacttatttaaataaaatttcaggattaatgtttatttttattaaaatttggttgcataatgttattgttaatttgatttaatcatgattaaaaatatattatacaacttatcaattcactatttcttaaattataaattttattgagtatttttaattctaaaaaaaattgggcagcataatggctgtattttcatatatcccaaaatttaaaaacctgcaaataatacataaaaaaatatccagtcgcagaacatacacaaagtaatacaaatacattgtaaatgactatataatttataattattactctaaattttattaattattcaattttctatttaaaatatcataattctactaaaaattaacaacaaaaacaaagcatcaatattcatcaacaataagaataaaaaaattaacaacaacaacaaaattaaaattaaataaacaaaactcactataataatcaaaatttattaaccaaatctaataatctaaaactaaaattatttaactcaatctaaaaaacaaacaatcaaatattaaattttcatataaacatatatttataactaaaagtcaaattatatacctaaaaaataaatgattagat contains the following coding sequences:
- the LOC133792569 gene encoding uncharacterized protein LOC133792569 — its product is MATISITRPRRQIVAFRRSSDNKYLSATQIHGLTYLQFTATELSDKTIAHELVSARDGLVRIKSIATGHFWKRSPTSNWIFASADSSPCDDDANTLFLPVKLDENEVAYRNHENQMFCKSRSPDGKRECLIASAPDLSNVAKMELVDLPGHY
- the LOC133790113 gene encoding uncharacterized protein LOC133790113 — its product is MADVIAQSHGGDGGGCDPPRGPSDIPADCERAPPSKRGRHKGLNTREKREQLGRPLPLEWDVRGRTYKEIGEYNSNFSRELRLLVRQYTDPDCPQWSKVPNASKERILAHLEDDLFDIGRTRYGEGHMPGILRGIDTSCAKKYSDWKYDIKEHLTITGPQNRYGGCTDTQWQKAIDFFRRPEITVLISC